The genomic segment GGGGCACGAACAGCATCGGGATCACTTCATGAGCGATAGCAGCGCCGTACTGCACTGTGGGCGGCACCGTCTCGACCTCTCCTACCCCCGCGTGATGGGGATCCTCAATGTCACCCCGGACTCCTTCTCCGACGGCGGGCGCCATATCGTGGTCGACGACGCGCTGCGTCACGCCGAGCGGATGCTGGCCGAAGGCGCGGCAATCATCGACGTTGGCGGTGAGTCGACCCGGCCGGGGTCGCAGTCGATTCCCGCCCAGCAGGAGCTGGATCGGGTGGCGCCGGTGGTCGAGCGGCTGGTGCGCGAACTCGACGCACTGGTCTCGGTAGACACCAGCTGTCCTGAGGTGATGCGCGAGGCCTCGGCCCTGGGTGCCGGCATGCTCAACGACGTTCGCGCGCTGCAGCGTGATGGCGCCTTGCATGCCGCGGCGCGCAGCGGCCTGCCGGTGTGCTTGATGCACATGCAGGGTGAGCCCCGCGACATGCAGCAGGCGCCGCACTATGCTGGCCCCATAGAGGAGGCGGTGGCGGACTTTCTGGCCGAACGCATTGCCGCCTGTGAGGCGGCAGGGCTCAAGCGCGAGCGGTTGATCCTCGACCCCGGCTTCGGCTTCGGCAAGAGCGTCGAGCACAATCTCCGCCTGCTGCGGCGCATGCAACACCTCGACACCCTTGGCCTGCCGCTGCTGGTGGGCATGTCGCGCAAGAGCATGATCGGCAAGGTGCTCGAGCGGCCGGTGGAGGAGCGCCTGCCGGGCGGTCTGGCGCTGGCGGCGCTGGCCGTCGAGCGCGGCGCGCGACTCCTGCGCGTCCACGATGTGGGGCCCAGCGTGGACGCCGTCAACATGACATGGGCTGTGCTACAGGAAGGCTTGGAACCATGAGCAAACGCTATTTCGGAACCGACGGGATTCGCGGCACCGTGGGGGAGTACCCCATCACCGCCGACTTCATGCTCAAGCTCGGCTGGGCGATGGGGCGGGTGCTGACCGAGAAGGGCAGCGCCAAGGTGCTGATCGGCAAGGACACACGCATCTCTGGCTATATGTTCGAGTCGGCGCTGGAGGCCGGCCTCTCGGCGGCGGGGGTGGACGTGTCGCTGCTCGGCCCGATGCCGACGCCGGGCATCGCCTATCTGACGCGCACCTTCCGCGCCGATGCGGGGATCGTCATCTCGGCGTCGCACAACGCCTTTGCCGACAACGGCATCAAGTTCTTCTCCGCCGAGGGTACCAAGCTGCCGGACGCGGTGGAGTCACGCATCGAGGCGATGCTCGAAGAGCCGCTGACCACGGTGGACGCCGCCGAGCTCGGCAAGGCGGTGCGCATCAACGATGCCCCGGGGCGCTACATCGAGTTCTGCAAGTCGACCATCCCCGACCGCCTCAGCCTGCATGGGCTGAAGATCGTGCTCGACTGTGCCCACGGGGCCACCTACCACATCGCGCCCAGTGTGTTCCGCGAACTGGGGGCCGAGGTCAGCCTGGTCGGCGCCAGCCCCGATGGCCTGAACATCAATCAGCAGGTCGGCTCGACGCACCCGGCGGCGCTGCGTGCGGCGGTGATTCAGCAGAGCGCCGATCTGGGCATCGCCTTCGATGGCGACGGTGACCGGGTGCTGCTGGTCGACGCCGATGGTCGCGAGATCGACGGCGACGATATCCTCTACCTGATCGCCCGCGACCGTCACGCCCGTGGCGAGCTGGGTGGCGGCGTGGTCGGCACCTTGATGTCGAACTTCGGCCTGGCCGCGGCGCTGGAGTCGATGGGGGTGCCCTTCGAACGCGCCAAGGTCGGCGACCGCTACGTGATCGAGCGGCTCAATGCCAACGGTTGGCAGCTGGGCGGCGAGTCGTCCGGGCATATCGTCTGCGGCCATGTGCAGACCACCGGCGACGGCATCGTCTCGGCGCTGCAGGTGGTGGCGATCATGGTGCGCGAGGGCGTGCCGCTGGCGCGGCTGCTGGCCGGCCTGGAAAAGGCGCCCCAGGCGCTGATCAATGTGCGTTTGACGCCGGGCACCGATGCCAAGGCGATAATGGCGACCTCGGCGCTGCAGGAAGCGGTCAGTGCGGTCGAGGCTGCCCTGGGTGACGAGGGCCGGGTGCTGCTGCGGCCGTCGGGCACCGAGCCGCTGATCCGGGTGATGGTCGAGGGCCGCCCGCACCTGGACGTGGAGGGGCTGGCGCGGCGCCTGGCCGGCGACGTCGAGGCGCTGCTGGCCTGATCGGTGCCTCGGGTTGTCAAGCCGCGGTTGTCATGCTAGGGCCGCTCCTATACCATTTCGCTCCACCTTGAGGGAGGACTGCAGATGCGTTCGCCGCTGATTGCTGGCAACTGGAAGATGAACGGTTCCACTGAACTGGTCGAGGCCTTTGGTCGCGCCTTCGCCGAGGCGCGGTTGCCGGCAGGCGTCGAGGTGGTGATTCATCCGCCGTTCCCCTACCTCGAGGCGGCGCGCCGGGCGTTTGCCGCGACCCCGCTGGGGCTCGGTGCGCAGACCCTCAATCCGCTGGAGAGCGGGGCGCGCACCGGTGAGGTCAGCGGGGCGATGCTCAAGGAGTTCGACGTCGGCTATGTGCTGGTGGGGCACTCCGAACGTCGCCAGCTGTTCGGCGAGAGTGATGACGACGTCTACGATCGCCTGATCGCTGCCCTCAGCGCCGACATCCGGCCGATCCTGTGCGTCGGCGAGACCCTCGAGGAGCGCGATGACGGGCGTACCGAAGAGGTGGTGCTGCGTCAGGTCGGGCATGCCATGGCACGGCTCGAGCCGGCCCAGCGCGCACGGCTGGTGATCGCCTACGAGCCGGTCTGGGCGATCGGTACCGGGCGCACCGCGACTCCGCAGCAGGCCCAGGAGGTCATGGCGGCGATCCGTGAGTACCAAGCGGGCTATGACCGTGACCTCGCCGCGCGCCTACCGCTGCTCTACGGCGGCAGCATGAATGCCAGTAACGCGGCTGAGCTGTTGGCTCAGCCGGACATCGACGGCGGCCTGGTGGGCGGTGCTTCGCTCAAGGTCGACGATTTTCTAGCCATTTGCCAGTCAGCAGGTTGAACCCATGCAAGTTGCCATTCTCATGATTCACGTGGTGATCGCCATCACCCTGGTCGTTCTTATCCTGCTGCAGCAGGGCAAGGGCGCCGAAGCGGGGGCTGCCTTCGGTGGCGGTGCCTCCCAGACCGTATTCGGCTCGCGCGGCTCTGGAAGCTTTCTCGCCAAGTTCACCGCACTGCTTGCCTTCTCATTCTTCGTGACCTCGATGGCGCTGGCCTACTTCGCTACCCAGGCCAGCCAGGCGCCGGAAGCGGGCATTCCCGATTCGCGCTTGATCGAGCAGCAGCAGGGCGTGCCGACGCTTGACGACGAGGCCGCGGATATGGATAATACCGCGCCAGTGCTCGAGGAAAGCAGCGACTGACGCTGCCTGAATCGGTACTCCCCTGTTGCCGAAGTGGTGGAATTGGTAGACACGCTATCTTGAGGGGGTAGTGACCTTACGGTCGTGCGGGTTCAAGTCCCGCCTTCGGCACCAACCTGAAGCACATGTCCGGCATGGGTTTCAGTAGCAAGAGTGGCATCGGCGATAGCGGCCGGCCAGAGGCGAGCCAAGCATGCGCTGCCTTGACGCTGATTTGTCCGCTAGCTATACTCGCCGACCTGTGATGCGGGGTGGAGCAGTCTGGTAGCTCGTCGGGCTCATAACCCGAAGGTCATCGGTTCAAATCCGGTCCCCGCTACCATCTTGGGTCTGACGTGATCAGAGGCC from the Halomonas sp. 1513 genome contains:
- a CDS encoding dihydropteroate synthase, with amino-acid sequence MSDSSAVLHCGRHRLDLSYPRVMGILNVTPDSFSDGGRHIVVDDALRHAERMLAEGAAIIDVGGESTRPGSQSIPAQQELDRVAPVVERLVRELDALVSVDTSCPEVMREASALGAGMLNDVRALQRDGALHAAARSGLPVCLMHMQGEPRDMQQAPHYAGPIEEAVADFLAERIAACEAAGLKRERLILDPGFGFGKSVEHNLRLLRRMQHLDTLGLPLLVGMSRKSMIGKVLERPVEERLPGGLALAALAVERGARLLRVHDVGPSVDAVNMTWAVLQEGLEP
- a CDS encoding phosphoglucosamine mutase, which translates into the protein MSKRYFGTDGIRGTVGEYPITADFMLKLGWAMGRVLTEKGSAKVLIGKDTRISGYMFESALEAGLSAAGVDVSLLGPMPTPGIAYLTRTFRADAGIVISASHNAFADNGIKFFSAEGTKLPDAVESRIEAMLEEPLTTVDAAELGKAVRINDAPGRYIEFCKSTIPDRLSLHGLKIVLDCAHGATYHIAPSVFRELGAEVSLVGASPDGLNINQQVGSTHPAALRAAVIQQSADLGIAFDGDGDRVLLVDADGREIDGDDILYLIARDRHARGELGGGVVGTLMSNFGLAAALESMGVPFERAKVGDRYVIERLNANGWQLGGESSGHIVCGHVQTTGDGIVSALQVVAIMVREGVPLARLLAGLEKAPQALINVRLTPGTDAKAIMATSALQEAVSAVEAALGDEGRVLLRPSGTEPLIRVMVEGRPHLDVEGLARRLAGDVEALLA
- a CDS encoding triose-phosphate isomerase yields the protein MRSPLIAGNWKMNGSTELVEAFGRAFAEARLPAGVEVVIHPPFPYLEAARRAFAATPLGLGAQTLNPLESGARTGEVSGAMLKEFDVGYVLVGHSERRQLFGESDDDVYDRLIAALSADIRPILCVGETLEERDDGRTEEVVLRQVGHAMARLEPAQRARLVIAYEPVWAIGTGRTATPQQAQEVMAAIREYQAGYDRDLAARLPLLYGGSMNASNAAELLAQPDIDGGLVGGASLKVDDFLAICQSAG
- a CDS encoding preprotein translocase subunit SecG — protein: MQVAILMIHVVIAITLVVLILLQQGKGAEAGAAFGGGASQTVFGSRGSGSFLAKFTALLAFSFFVTSMALAYFATQASQAPEAGIPDSRLIEQQQGVPTLDDEAADMDNTAPVLEESSD